A genomic segment from Bacteroidia bacterium encodes:
- a CDS encoding PQQ-dependent sugar dehydrogenase, with the protein MKKAILSLFLALAGAAAVAQYQTTAVITNLAYPVAFTFTPQNRILLTLKSGEIMYYDANYSLIGTFYDLSDSTYNDFERGLLGIEVDPDYSNNGYVYVYYNHRCCNPSPTGTQYLRVVRFTEVSNVGTNPTIIFNQMVSNSIPGNHVGGNIRFRPSEPNQIYITIGELATPANAQLMTNPYGKILRINKNGTIPTSNPYYDDGNPATGNDDRIWTWGHRNAYDFCFSTFNDSLYASENGASTYDEVNYVVKGKNYGWQACEGNFQYNTTTPCTNPAYTNPIAVFGAPLPAVTGILHYTSSVIPALTNHLLVADNDYGRVYDLTLGNAPQYNTVTSQVQLMDLTTSGGLTTLKQGSEGCFYAMKGGYTTSGNITRVCPVGMNVQTPLTGVSDAELFPVPARDHLTVRFFLQENSTVKIIITDLTGRTVLESEEDSGNSGVNERQVPLNDIPSGIYFCTIISRGAPVTLKMNVSR; encoded by the coding sequence ATGAAAAAAGCTATTCTCTCTTTGTTCCTGGCTCTTGCCGGGGCTGCTGCTGTGGCACAGTACCAGACAACAGCCGTCATCACGAACCTGGCCTATCCCGTGGCATTTACGTTCACTCCTCAGAACAGAATCCTCCTGACCCTGAAGTCCGGAGAGATTATGTATTACGACGCGAATTATTCGCTGATTGGCACCTTTTATGACCTCAGTGATTCCACTTATAACGACTTCGAACGCGGCTTGCTTGGGATTGAAGTGGATCCCGATTATTCAAACAATGGCTATGTTTACGTTTATTACAATCATCGCTGCTGTAATCCCAGTCCCACCGGCACGCAATACCTTCGCGTGGTAAGATTCACGGAGGTGAGCAATGTGGGCACCAACCCAACAATTATCTTTAATCAGATGGTGAGCAATTCCATCCCCGGTAATCATGTGGGCGGAAACATCCGGTTTCGTCCGTCGGAACCCAATCAGATCTATATTACCATCGGCGAGCTGGCTACACCGGCGAATGCCCAGTTGATGACCAATCCGTACGGAAAAATCCTCCGGATCAATAAAAACGGTACCATCCCGACGTCTAACCCGTATTATGATGACGGGAACCCGGCCACCGGAAATGATGACAGGATCTGGACCTGGGGACACCGGAATGCCTATGATTTCTGTTTTAGTACGTTCAATGATTCCTTGTATGCATCGGAGAATGGCGCCTCAACATATGACGAAGTGAATTATGTGGTGAAAGGAAAAAATTATGGGTGGCAGGCATGCGAGGGCAACTTCCAGTATAATACCACCACGCCCTGCACCAATCCCGCCTATACCAATCCCATTGCGGTATTCGGTGCTCCCCTGCCTGCAGTAACCGGAATCCTTCATTACACATCCAGCGTGATACCTGCTTTAACGAATCACCTCCTTGTAGCTGATAACGACTATGGTCGGGTGTATGATCTTACGCTGGGGAATGCACCGCAATACAACACGGTAACGAGCCAGGTCCAACTCATGGACCTCACTACTTCGGGGGGCCTCACTACTCTTAAGCAAGGGAGCGAGGGATGTTTTTACGCCATGAAGGGCGGATACACCACCTCAGGAAATATTACACGCGTTTGTCCCGTGGGGATGAATGTCCAGACGCCGCTGACCGGGGTGAGTGATGCGGAACTTTTTCCGGTGCCTGCCCGGGACCATCTTACGGTTCGTTTCTTTCTTCAGGAGAACAGTACGGTGAAAATAATTATTACAGATTTAACCGGTAGAACAGTACTTGAAAGTGAAGAAGACTCCGGGAACAGCGGTGTAAATGAACGGCAGGTTCCATTGAACGATATTCCGTCCGGCATTTATTTCTGCACTATTATCAGCCGTGGCGCGCCGGTTACTTTAAAAATGAATGTGAGCCGATAA
- a CDS encoding deoxynucleoside kinase yields the protein MRPSFIAIEGNIGAGKSTLAAKLALHLKAELLEEKFEENPLLPSFYLDAAGYAYPLELSLLIDRFRDIKKRVIPGRPVVADYWFNKSLIFARTNLSREDFAHFMKLFTSLEFKLPVPDLVIYYHRSPEKASEGIRERGREYEQGIPGKYLEKLEKQYLSYLKQYRKSPVLWLDGERFAPARNREDMSRLLKLLDTPFKPGLNRPDLGI from the coding sequence GTGAGACCATCTTTTATCGCCATCGAAGGAAATATAGGAGCAGGAAAAAGTACCCTGGCCGCTAAACTGGCTCTTCACCTGAAAGCGGAACTTCTGGAAGAGAAGTTTGAAGAAAACCCCCTCTTGCCTTCTTTTTATCTGGATGCCGCCGGTTACGCTTATCCCCTGGAGCTTTCCCTGCTGATAGACCGATTCAGGGACATCAAAAAGAGGGTTATCCCCGGAAGGCCCGTAGTGGCCGATTACTGGTTTAATAAATCGCTCATTTTTGCAAGAACCAACCTTTCCCGCGAGGATTTTGCCCATTTCATGAAGCTTTTTACCAGCCTCGAATTCAAACTGCCTGTGCCTGATCTGGTCATCTATTATCACCGCAGTCCGGAAAAGGCGTCGGAAGGGATCAGAGAGCGGGGAAGGGAATATGAACAGGGTATCCCCGGAAAATACCTGGAGAAGCTGGAAAAACAGTACCTGTCCTATCTCAAACAATACCGGAAAAGCCCTGTTTTGTGGCTGGATGGCGAGCGTTTTGCCCCTGCGCGCAACCGGGAGGATATGAGCCGGCTTTTAAAGCTTCTGGATACCCCCTTCAAGCCCGGACTGAATCGTCCGGACCTGGGTATATAA
- the folK gene encoding 2-amino-4-hydroxy-6-hydroxymethyldihydropteridine diphosphokinase — protein MAGMNRFILLLGGNQGDRFGTLFEAINRLSVLYRVTGSSPVYLTEPWGMKEQPWFLNACLTIDSELSPIRMLEELQTLETAMGRTRTVKWGPRTLDIDILACGELIYVQPGLEIPHPGLSRRRFALEPMAAVEPEWKHPVEKWNVKEYLAALVAPEKVIRL, from the coding sequence ATGGCAGGGATGAACCGCTTCATTTTGTTGTTGGGTGGAAACCAGGGCGACCGCTTCGGAACCCTTTTCGAAGCGATCAATCGTCTCTCGGTACTATACCGCGTGACGGGATCCTCGCCGGTTTATCTTACGGAACCCTGGGGCATGAAGGAGCAACCATGGTTTCTGAACGCTTGTTTAACCATCGATTCGGAACTTTCTCCTATCCGCATGCTGGAGGAATTACAGACGCTGGAAACGGCTATGGGAAGAACGCGTACAGTGAAGTGGGGGCCACGAACGCTTGATATAGACATACTGGCCTGCGGAGAGTTGATCTATGTTCAGCCTGGGCTCGAGATTCCGCATCCCGGTTTATCCCGCCGCCGGTTCGCCCTGGAGCCAATGGCAGCCGTTGAGCCGGAATGGAAGCATCCCGTGGAGAAATGGAATGTAAAGGAATATCTGGCGGCGCTGGTGGCACCGGAAAAGGTGATTCGCCTGTGA
- the sppA gene encoding signal peptide peptidase SppA, protein MKNFLTSFLGSLAAMFVASLLFIFIIVALIPEEKQFKAKENSVLHMKLDKPVLERGSNNPFENFSFDGENSMPVGLDDIIANLEKAKADSNIRGIFLEISTVNAGMATTEEIRNALLDFKSSGKFIYAYSEVMDHKAYYLASVADRVMLNPQGLITHAGLSAQLMFFKGMLEKLEVEAQIFRHGKFKSAIEPFMLDKMSEANREQVEKYLGSLWAHMLQGISESRKIPVEELMKMADDMRVQNAGDCMKFKLADDTLYKDQVLAELRTKLGIKENKKISMVELGKYSKTPKGKKEKLSQKKIAVIYAVGDINSGEGNDESIGSERISRAIREARLDSSVKAIVLRVNSPGGSALASDVMWREVVLARASKPIIVSMGDVAASGGYYISCGADRIFAQPNTITGSIGVFGMLPNMQKMFANKFGITIDTVNTNKHSDLGSVFRSVSETEGLVIQKGVEDIYQVFLHRVAAGRKMSVAAVDSIGQGRVWSGADALNLGLVDALGGLKDAIKYAAEKVGTKEYRIIYLPKQKKPFEEFMSELKGEGEDQARQFLRNELGDQYTMVLGFRKLCAMKGVQARLPFEFIIN, encoded by the coding sequence ATGAAAAACTTTCTTACTTCTTTCCTGGGATCACTTGCAGCAATGTTTGTTGCATCCCTGTTGTTCATTTTCATTATTGTTGCCCTGATACCCGAAGAAAAGCAGTTCAAGGCAAAAGAAAATTCAGTGCTTCACATGAAGCTGGATAAGCCTGTTTTAGAACGCGGCTCCAATAACCCCTTTGAAAACTTTTCCTTCGACGGTGAAAATAGTATGCCTGTAGGTCTGGATGATATAATCGCCAATCTTGAAAAAGCCAAGGCAGACAGTAATATCCGGGGTATTTTCCTGGAAATTTCAACTGTGAATGCCGGTATGGCCACAACGGAAGAAATCCGGAATGCCCTGCTCGACTTTAAATCCTCCGGTAAATTCATTTATGCTTATTCAGAGGTGATGGATCACAAGGCTTATTATCTGGCTTCGGTGGCTGACCGGGTGATGTTGAATCCGCAGGGACTGATTACCCATGCCGGACTGAGCGCGCAGCTCATGTTCTTCAAGGGTATGCTTGAAAAACTGGAAGTAGAAGCACAAATTTTCCGACATGGTAAATTTAAAAGCGCCATTGAGCCATTTATGCTTGACAAAATGAGTGAAGCGAACCGTGAACAGGTTGAAAAATACCTCGGTAGCCTTTGGGCTCATATGTTGCAAGGCATCTCCGAAAGCAGGAAGATTCCTGTGGAGGAGTTAATGAAGATGGCAGACGACATGCGTGTTCAGAACGCCGGGGATTGTATGAAATTCAAACTGGCCGACGATACCCTGTATAAAGACCAGGTGCTGGCGGAGCTGAGAACGAAGCTTGGAATAAAGGAAAATAAAAAGATCTCCATGGTAGAGTTGGGAAAGTATAGCAAGACTCCAAAAGGAAAGAAGGAAAAACTTTCTCAAAAGAAAATAGCCGTGATCTATGCCGTGGGAGATATCAATAGCGGTGAAGGAAACGATGAAAGTATAGGTTCAGAACGAATTTCCAGGGCCATTCGGGAGGCCAGGCTTGATTCTTCGGTTAAAGCGATTGTACTTCGTGTGAATTCTCCCGGAGGCAGTGCCCTTGCATCAGACGTAATGTGGCGGGAAGTAGTGCTCGCAAGAGCCTCAAAGCCCATTATTGTAAGCATGGGAGATGTGGCCGCATCCGGAGGCTATTATATATCCTGCGGTGCTGACAGAATATTTGCGCAGCCAAATACGATTACGGGTTCCATTGGCGTGTTCGGCATGCTTCCCAATATGCAAAAAATGTTCGCCAATAAATTCGGGATCACCATCGATACCGTGAACACCAATAAACATTCTGACCTGGGCAGCGTTTTCCGCTCTGTTTCAGAAACAGAAGGGCTGGTTATTCAGAAAGGAGTAGAAGACATTTACCAGGTATTTCTCCACCGTGTGGCCGCAGGCAGGAAGATGAGTGTTGCCGCCGTTGACAGCATAGGTCAGGGACGAGTATGGAGCGGGGCGGATGCCCTGAATCTGGGTCTGGTAGACGCGTTAGGGGGCCTGAAGGATGCTATAAAATACGCAGCAGAAAAAGTGGGTACTAAGGAATACCGTATTATATATCTTCCAAAGCAGAAAAAACCATTTGAAGAATTCATGAGCGAACTCAAAGGAGAAGGCGAGGATCAGGCCCGCCAGTTTCTTCGAAATGAATTAGGTGATCAATACACCATGGTTCTGGGCTTTCGTAAACTATGCGCTATGAAAGGAGTACAGGCCCGCCTGCCTTTTGAGTTTATAATCAACTAA